In Nitrospira sp., a single genomic region encodes these proteins:
- a CDS encoding molybdopterin-dependent oxidoreductase — protein sequence MQQSLVSRRQFLKITAGTVAAVAVADKVLALTALQPVIEVGNPLGDYPDRSWERVYHDQYRYDSSFTWCCSPNDTHGCRVRAFVRNGVVMRVEQNYDHQTYEDLYGNRGTFAHNPRMCLKGFTFHRRVYGPYRLKGPLMRKGWKEWMDAGSPELTPDVKRKYKFDARFLDDMMRVSWDTAATYAAKGCIVIATRYSGEAGARRLREQGYAPEMIEMMKGAGVRCFKHRAGMPVLGIIGKMMNTRFNGGVLPLLDSWIRKVDADRAQGGKYYSNYTWHGDQDPSHPWWNGTQNCDIDLSDMRFSKLNTSWGKNFVENKMPEAHWKLESIERGGRIVVITPEYNPTAYRADYWIPVRPETDSALFLGGCKIILDENLQDIDYIKQFTDLPILVRTDTLQYLDPRDVVADFKFPDHSKSYSGRIQALKPEQIERLGGFMMYDLAKKQPVYVNREQVGFHFVQTGIDPALTGTFRVKLLNGREVDVSPIYQMYLVHLQDYDLDTVNQITRSPKDLIVRWGRDSGTVKPAAMHNGEGVCHYFHMTEMGRAAAFVLTLTGNMGKFGTGCHTWSGNYKAGIWNATPWSGAGLAVHTGEDPFNQTLDPNAHGKEIKTKSYYYGEEVGYWNHGDTALIVNTPKYGRKVFTGKTHMPSPSKVRWVTNVNILNNAKHHYDMVRNVDPNIEMIVTQDIEMTSDVNHADIAFACNSWMEFTYPEMTATVSNPWVQIWKGGIRPLYDTRNDADTFAAVAARLTEMTGDVRIRQVFHFVYQNRVDVYVQRALDASATCYGYNADVMLKSEKGWMVMGRTYPRHPLWEETNESKPQWTRCGRIETYRIEPEAIEYGENFIVHREGPEATPYLPNAIFTTNPYVRPDDYGIPITAQHHDDKHVRNIKLPWSEIKRHANPLWEKGYQFYCVTPKTRHRVHSQWSVNDWVQIYESNFGDPYRMDKRTPGVGEHQLHINPQAAKDRGINDGDYVYVDGNPVDRPYRGWKPSDPFYKVARLMIRAKYNPAYPYHVTMAKHAPYVSTAKSVKGHETRPDGRAIAVDTGYQSNFRYGAQQSFTRSWLMPMHQTDSLPGKHAIAWKFKWGYAIDHHAVNTTPKECLIRITKAEDGGIGARGPWEPVRTGFTPGQENEFMIKWLKGEHIKIKV from the coding sequence ATGCAGCAATCACTTGTCTCACGTCGGCAGTTCCTCAAAATTACAGCTGGAACGGTCGCGGCTGTGGCAGTAGCGGACAAGGTTCTGGCCTTGACGGCGCTGCAGCCAGTCATCGAAGTGGGTAACCCACTGGGTGACTATCCCGATCGATCCTGGGAGCGGGTCTATCACGACCAGTATCGATACGATTCGTCTTTCACGTGGTGTTGTTCTCCGAACGACACTCACGGATGCCGCGTTCGCGCCTTTGTTCGCAACGGCGTGGTGATGCGGGTCGAACAGAACTATGACCATCAGACCTACGAAGATCTCTACGGCAACCGCGGGACCTTCGCGCATAATCCCCGGATGTGCCTGAAAGGATTCACCTTTCATCGCCGCGTGTACGGCCCCTATCGCTTGAAGGGACCGTTGATGCGGAAGGGCTGGAAGGAATGGATGGATGCCGGTTCTCCGGAGCTCACTCCGGATGTGAAGCGGAAATATAAATTCGACGCGCGCTTCCTCGACGACATGATGCGCGTCTCCTGGGATACGGCGGCGACCTATGCGGCCAAAGGCTGCATCGTCATCGCGACCCGGTACAGCGGCGAAGCCGGAGCGCGACGCCTGCGCGAGCAGGGGTACGCGCCGGAAATGATCGAGATGATGAAGGGCGCCGGAGTTCGGTGCTTCAAGCATCGGGCCGGCATGCCTGTGCTCGGCATCATCGGCAAGATGATGAACACCCGCTTCAACGGCGGCGTGTTGCCGCTGCTGGATTCCTGGATCCGCAAAGTGGACGCGGACAGGGCCCAAGGTGGAAAGTATTATTCAAACTATACCTGGCACGGCGACCAGGATCCCTCGCACCCATGGTGGAACGGCACGCAGAACTGCGATATCGATCTCAGCGATATGCGGTTCAGCAAGCTGAATACCAGCTGGGGTAAGAACTTCGTCGAAAACAAGATGCCGGAAGCCCACTGGAAGCTCGAGTCCATCGAGCGAGGCGGCCGCATCGTGGTGATCACGCCCGAGTACAATCCGACGGCCTATCGGGCCGACTACTGGATTCCGGTTCGTCCGGAGACGGACTCGGCGCTGTTCTTGGGTGGTTGCAAAATCATCCTCGACGAGAATCTGCAGGACATCGACTATATCAAGCAGTTTACCGACCTTCCCATCCTGGTTCGGACGGACACGCTCCAGTATCTGGATCCGCGTGACGTCGTCGCGGATTTCAAGTTCCCGGATCACTCCAAGAGTTATTCGGGCCGGATTCAGGCGTTGAAGCCGGAGCAGATCGAGCGGTTGGGCGGATTCATGATGTATGATCTGGCGAAGAAACAGCCTGTGTATGTCAATCGTGAGCAGGTTGGTTTCCATTTCGTGCAGACCGGAATCGATCCGGCATTGACCGGCACTTTCCGCGTCAAGCTATTGAACGGCCGCGAAGTGGACGTATCGCCGATCTACCAGATGTACCTGGTCCATCTCCAGGACTACGATCTGGACACGGTCAATCAGATTACCCGGTCGCCCAAGGACTTGATCGTCCGCTGGGGTCGGGATTCAGGCACCGTGAAACCGGCGGCGATGCACAACGGCGAAGGCGTCTGTCACTACTTCCATATGACGGAAATGGGACGGGCGGCGGCGTTCGTCCTGACCTTGACCGGCAATATGGGGAAGTTCGGCACGGGATGTCATACCTGGTCCGGCAACTACAAGGCCGGTATCTGGAACGCCACTCCCTGGTCGGGCGCCGGCTTGGCGGTGCATACGGGTGAGGATCCGTTCAACCAGACCCTCGATCCGAATGCGCACGGCAAGGAAATCAAGACGAAGTCCTACTACTACGGCGAAGAGGTCGGGTATTGGAACCACGGGGACACCGCCCTGATCGTCAACACGCCGAAGTACGGACGCAAGGTGTTCACGGGCAAGACCCACATGCCGAGCCCGAGCAAGGTCCGGTGGGTGACCAACGTGAACATTCTGAACAACGCCAAGCACCACTATGACATGGTGCGCAACGTGGATCCGAACATCGAGATGATCGTGACCCAGGACATCGAGATGACCTCGGACGTCAACCACGCCGACATCGCCTTTGCCTGCAACTCCTGGATGGAATTCACCTATCCGGAAATGACGGCGACGGTGTCGAATCCGTGGGTGCAGATCTGGAAAGGCGGCATCCGGCCGCTGTACGACACCCGCAACGACGCCGATACTTTCGCGGCCGTGGCGGCAAGACTGACGGAAATGACGGGCGATGTCAGGATCCGTCAGGTGTTCCACTTCGTGTATCAGAACCGCGTGGACGTGTACGTCCAGCGCGCGCTCGACGCCAGCGCGACCTGTTACGGGTACAACGCTGACGTGATGCTGAAGTCGGAGAAGGGCTGGATGGTCATGGGACGCACCTATCCCCGCCATCCGCTCTGGGAAGAAACGAACGAGAGCAAGCCGCAGTGGACGCGATGCGGTCGTATTGAAACGTATCGCATCGAGCCGGAGGCGATCGAGTACGGGGAAAACTTCATCGTGCACCGGGAAGGCCCGGAGGCGACCCCGTATCTGCCGAACGCCATCTTCACGACCAACCCGTACGTCCGACCGGACGACTACGGCATTCCGATCACGGCGCAGCACCATGACGACAAGCATGTGCGCAACATCAAGCTGCCCTGGTCGGAAATCAAGCGGCATGCCAACCCGTTGTGGGAGAAGGGCTACCAGTTCTACTGCGTGACCCCGAAGACCCGGCACCGGGTGCACAGCCAGTGGTCGGTGAACGACTGGGTGCAGATTTACGAGTCGAATTTCGGCGATCCGTACCGCATGGACAAGCGGACGCCGGGCGTCGGCGAGCACCAGTTGCACATCAACCCGCAGGCGGCCAAAGACCGCGGCATCAACGACGGCGACTACGTCTATGTGGACGGCAACCCGGTGGACCGGCCCTATCGCGGCTGGAAACCCTCGGATCCGTTCTACAAGGTCGCGCGCTTGATGATCCGGGCGAAGTACAACCCGGCCTATCCGTACCACGTGACGATGGCGAAGCACGCCCCGTACGTGTCGACGGCGAAGTCGGTGAAGGGCCACGAGACTCGGCCGGACGGTCGGGCCATCGCGGTGGACACCGGCTATCAGTCCAACTTCCGGTATGGGGCCCAACAGTCCTTTACCCGGTCGTGGCTGATGCCGATGCACCAGACCGACTCCCTCCCGGGCAAACATGCGATTGCCTGGAAGTTCAAGTGGGGCTATGCGATCGACCACCACGCGGTCAATACGACGCCGAAGGAATGTCTGATCCGCATCACCAAGGCGGAAGACGGCGGCATCGGCGCGCGGGGCCCGTGGGAACCGGTTCGCACCGGCTTCACCCCGGGACAGGAGAACGAGTTCATGATCAAGTGGCTCAAAGGTGAGCACATCAAGATCAAGGTGTAA
- a CDS encoding sigma-54 dependent transcriptional regulator: MSIKPATDKVFTILLVEDNGGDVEVFLRTVEAELPREQDEQVDLVIAARAEGAMKILEDRRVDLVITEVRLPGMSGIELLQRIQARDRRIPVIVISRVAAVDTAVEAMRCGAFDYVTKPFEKLDLAARIHRAMRISEILFRYEPPQKGEHQTFKELIGVSPAIRNVTAMIEAAARVQSTTLIIGETGTGKELIARAIHERSAERDGPFQVVDCTTFSEGTVESELFGHVRGAFTGAVGDKLGLIERGIGGTLFLDEIGDLPLPLQAKLLRVLEEGEMRAVGSVQMKKVSARFIAATNQELTEKVKRNEFRKDLFFRLNVMAIRVPPLRDRTQDIPLLARHFIARYAKEFDKYVNELHPSAVTELVAYPWPGNVRELRNVMERAVMLAKGDRISQDDVIGLLQFTDQARRGQGDDYLSLPYAKAKEKLLEDFSRRYIKSKLDHHQGNVTHAAQEAGLPRPYFHEIMRRYFRDDK; this comes from the coding sequence ATGAGCATCAAGCCGGCGACCGACAAGGTTTTCACCATCCTGCTGGTGGAGGACAATGGCGGGGACGTGGAAGTATTCCTGCGTACCGTCGAGGCGGAACTTCCCCGCGAGCAAGATGAGCAGGTCGACTTGGTGATTGCCGCACGCGCAGAGGGTGCGATGAAGATCCTCGAAGATAGGCGGGTTGACCTGGTGATCACGGAAGTCCGGTTGCCGGGAATGAGCGGCATCGAGCTGTTGCAGCGAATCCAGGCAAGAGACCGCAGGATTCCGGTCATCGTGATCAGTCGGGTGGCCGCAGTGGACACCGCCGTCGAAGCGATGCGGTGCGGAGCATTCGACTATGTCACGAAACCGTTCGAAAAGCTCGACCTGGCGGCCAGGATTCATCGAGCGATGCGAATTTCGGAGATCTTATTCCGCTACGAGCCGCCCCAAAAGGGAGAGCATCAGACGTTCAAAGAATTGATCGGCGTGAGCCCCGCCATCCGCAACGTGACGGCCATGATCGAAGCCGCAGCGCGCGTACAGTCCACCACGTTGATCATCGGAGAAACAGGCACGGGGAAGGAGTTGATCGCCAGAGCCATCCACGAACGGAGTGCCGAGCGTGACGGTCCATTTCAGGTCGTCGACTGCACGACCTTCTCGGAAGGAACGGTCGAAAGCGAACTCTTCGGCCACGTGCGCGGCGCCTTTACGGGCGCCGTGGGAGACAAACTCGGGTTGATCGAACGAGGCATTGGGGGCACGCTGTTCCTCGACGAAATCGGCGACCTGCCGCTTCCGTTACAGGCGAAGTTGCTCCGGGTCCTTGAGGAAGGAGAAATGCGGGCCGTGGGGAGCGTGCAGATGAAAAAAGTCAGCGCACGCTTCATTGCGGCGACGAACCAAGAACTCACCGAGAAGGTAAAACGGAATGAATTCCGCAAGGATCTCTTCTTCCGGCTCAATGTCATGGCCATCAGAGTGCCGCCCCTGCGCGACCGCACGCAGGATATTCCGCTCCTTGCCCGGCATTTTATCGCCCGATATGCGAAGGAATTCGACAAGTATGTGAATGAATTGCATCCTTCCGCCGTCACGGAACTCGTGGCCTATCCTTGGCCCGGAAACGTACGGGAACTCCGCAATGTCATGGAGAGAGCGGTGATGTTGGCCAAAGGGGATCGTATCAGCCAGGACGATGTCATCGGCCTGCTGCAGTTCACCGATCAAGCGAGAAGAGGCCAAGGGGACGACTACCTGTCTCTTCCCTACGCGAAAGCGAAAGAGAAGTTACTGGAGGACTTCAGCCGCCGCTACATCAAGTCCAAGCTGGACCACCACCAGGGCAATGTCACACATGCGGCTCAAGAGGCAGGACTCCCCCGCCCCTATTTCCACGAAATCATGCGGCGGTACTTTCGAGACGATAAGTAA